One Mycobacteroides salmoniphilum DNA segment encodes these proteins:
- the bla gene encoding subclass B3 metallo-beta-lactamase: MGTMKLLAVAALAVLVAGCTAPPEQPEQHEHGNSLTAPVAGDPVWTQPRAPIRVHGDTYYVGTEGISSVLIRTDDGLILLDVGMPQSAPQVEDNIRTLGFAVEDVKYVLSSHTHVDHAGGIAAMVHDSGATAVSSPVGAQSLRAGHVSADDPQASDTANAVFPAVERVREIADGEVLKLGNVSVTAHFTPGHTPGGVSWTWKSCEGGRCLDMVYADSLNAVATGNYRFVPGHVSRFRQSIQTVRALPCDIVFSVHPEQADDITKLNRLAVRRDPNPMIDPTACRTLADKFDAKLDERIAEEQAGR; the protein is encoded by the coding sequence ATGGGGACCATGAAGCTGCTCGCCGTCGCCGCGCTCGCCGTCCTCGTCGCGGGATGTACCGCCCCGCCGGAGCAGCCCGAACAGCACGAACACGGGAACTCGCTCACCGCGCCGGTGGCGGGAGATCCGGTATGGACGCAGCCGCGCGCACCCATCCGCGTGCATGGCGACACCTACTACGTCGGGACAGAGGGCATCAGTTCGGTGCTGATTCGGACCGACGATGGTCTGATCCTTCTGGATGTCGGCATGCCACAGTCGGCCCCCCAGGTGGAGGACAACATCCGCACGCTGGGGTTCGCCGTGGAGGACGTGAAGTACGTGCTGTCCTCTCACACCCACGTCGATCACGCGGGCGGTATCGCAGCGATGGTCCATGACAGCGGTGCCACGGCGGTATCGAGCCCCGTCGGCGCGCAGTCGTTACGCGCCGGGCACGTGTCTGCCGATGATCCGCAGGCCTCCGATACCGCGAACGCCGTCTTCCCCGCCGTCGAACGAGTGCGGGAGATAGCCGACGGGGAGGTGCTAAAGCTCGGAAATGTCTCGGTGACAGCCCATTTCACTCCGGGCCACACACCTGGTGGCGTCAGCTGGACCTGGAAATCGTGTGAGGGCGGCCGGTGCCTGGACATGGTTTACGCCGACAGCCTCAATGCCGTCGCCACCGGCAACTACCGCTTTGTGCCCGGTCACGTGTCGAGGTTCCGGCAGAGCATTCAGACGGTGCGCGCGCTGCCGTGCGACATCGTGTTCTCCGTGCATCCCGAACAAGCGGACGACATCACGAAGTTGAACAGGCTCGCGGTGCGGCGTGACCCGAACCCGATGATCGACCCCACGGCGTGCAGGACGCTTGCCGACAAGTTCGACGCGAAGCTGGACGAGCGGATCGCCGAGGAACAGGCGGGCCGCTAA
- a CDS encoding GntR family transcriptional regulator yields the protein MIRTAAISASEEAYRSVKERILSGDIPGGELLSEGEISERMGCSRTPVREAFLRLETEGWLRLYPKRGALVVPITPEERRHVVDARRVVESAAAARIAERGASQALLSDLSALIDVQLGRAAQGDAAGFAAADVDFHRAIVAKLGNPLLENFYDSLRERQRRMAAAAIGVDPVRVARSVAGHRALVDALEVGDAARFSVELVEHMKVVTEVD from the coding sequence ATCATTCGTACTGCCGCCATATCCGCAAGTGAAGAGGCATATCGCTCCGTCAAGGAGCGCATCCTCAGCGGTGATATCCCCGGCGGTGAGCTGCTGAGCGAAGGGGAGATCTCGGAGCGGATGGGATGTAGCCGCACCCCGGTGCGCGAGGCCTTCCTGCGACTCGAGACGGAAGGCTGGCTGCGGCTCTATCCCAAGCGCGGGGCACTGGTGGTCCCGATTACCCCCGAGGAACGGCGGCATGTGGTCGATGCGCGCCGCGTCGTGGAGAGCGCGGCTGCGGCGCGCATTGCCGAACGGGGCGCGTCTCAGGCACTCCTGTCTGACCTGTCAGCACTCATCGACGTGCAGTTGGGGCGTGCCGCGCAGGGTGATGCCGCGGGCTTCGCCGCGGCCGATGTGGACTTCCACCGTGCGATCGTCGCCAAGCTGGGCAACCCACTGCTGGAGAACTTCTACGACAGTCTTCGCGAGCGCCAGCGCCGGATGGCGGCCGCCGCCATCGGGGTTGACCCGGTGCGGGTCGCGCGGTCGGTTGCCGGGCACCGCGCGCTGGTGGACGCGCTCGAGGTGGGTGACGCGGCACGCTTCAGCGTCGAGCTGGTCGAGCACATGAAAGTGGTGACCGAAGTTGACTAG